A stretch of the Raphanus sativus cultivar WK10039 unplaced genomic scaffold, ASM80110v3 Scaffold0518, whole genome shotgun sequence genome encodes the following:
- the LOC108859871 gene encoding lectin-B-like, with product MKTYLLLFLVFSLIIQISFGEGEQCGHQVNGTLCPNGLCCSKEGYCGTTKPYCGKGCQSQCDYVPPPTAPPPPYVPDVQCGRQVNGKLCPNGLCCSKEGFCGTTKPYCGKGCQSQCNYVPPPTAPPPPPYVPAVQCGRQVNGKLCPNGLCCSKEGFCGTTKPYCGKGCQSQCNYVPPPTAPPPPPYVPVLQCGHQANGKLCPNGLCCSKEGFCGTTEPYCDREKGCQSQCTLPAPAPAPTPTPPNPTIPRKVINILDAVI from the coding sequence atgaaaacttATCTGCTTCTCTTTCTCGTCTTCTCACTTATCATACAAATTTCCTTCGGTGAGGGCGAGCAATGCGGTCATCAAGTCAATGGAACACTCTGCCCCAATGGTCTATGCTGCAGCAAGGAAGGATATTGCGGTACCACTAAACCCTACTGTGGGAAAGGTTGCCAAAGCCAGTGCGATTATGTTCCTCCTCCtactgctcctcctcctccttatGTTCCGGACGTGCAGTGTGGTCGTCAAGTCAATGGAAAACTCTGCCCCAACGGTCTATGCTGCAGCAAGGAAGGATTTTGCGGCACCACTAAACCTTACTGTGGGAAAGGTTGCCAAAGCCAGTGCAATTATGTTCCTCCTCCtactgctcctcctcctcctccttatGTTCCGGCCGTGCAGTGTGGTCGTCAAGTCAATGGAAAACTCTGTCCCAACGGTCTATGCTGCAGCAAGGAAGGATTTTGCGGCACCACTAAACCTTACTGTGGGAAAGGTTGCCAAAGCCAGTGCAATTATGTTCCTCCTCCtactgctcctcctcctcctccttatGTTCCCGTCCTGCAGTGTGGTCATCAAGCCAATGGAAAACTCTGCCCCAACGGTCTATGCTGCAGCAAGGAAGGATTTTGCGGCACCACTGAACCTTACTGTGACCGTGAGAAAGGTTGCCAAAGTCAGTGCACTCTTCCTGCTCCTGCTCCCGCTCCCACTCCCACTCCTCCTAATCCCACCATTCCTCGTAAGGTGATTAATATCTTGGACGCTGTAATCTAA